The genomic DNA CGGGCGCAACCTCAGGATGACGCATTGATCTTGGATGGGTTCTTGTCAGAAATATGAGCCGCACGCTTAGCGTGCGGCTCATGTCTTGCGTCGCAGAAGCTAGCTGCCGCTGGCGTCTTTGTTTGTCTCGCGCTGGAAGGGAGCCTGCATATATTTGCGTGCTTCTTCCAATGCACCCTGCGTGTCGTCGTTCGTCTGCAAGGCTTGGCGATATTCGTTCACTGCGCGTTCACGCTGTCCGGTAACGTCGAAAATCTTGCCTAGTTGGATGTGGCTCCACACTTCTGTCCAGCGTGGTTCGCCATCGCCGTTGAGCGATTCGCGATAGGAGTTCGCCGCAGCCTGATAATTGCGCTGCATGTAGAAGACCTCCGCGATGCGATAGTGTGCGAGCGAACTGTTCTTGTTGACCTCGAGAGCCTTCTGGAATTCGCGAAGAGATTCCGCCAGGTTGCCCTGTTGTATGAGTTGCTGTCCGCGCATGATGGCCGTCCGCAAGCGCAGGTCGGGCGAGTTCTTGAGCACGCGGCTGTTGGGATCGATGGTGATGCGCCGCGGCTTGCCAAAGGTTTCGACCGCGTAGCTGGAATTCGTGCCGACGACTTCGATGCGCTTGGTCTCGGTCTGTCCGTCTGTGTCGATCTTCAGTTCCACGGGCATACGGAACAGGTCGAGGTCCTGCGATATCTCCCCAACCACGCGGAAGCCCTTCGGAACGCGATAGATCGTGTACTTGTTCTTGAACTCAGGCGCGCCCGTTGAGTCCAGCCACTGCGAGAAGAACCAAGTTAGTTGTTCGCCGGACGCCTGCTCGGCAATCTGCCGAAAATCCTCTACGCTTGCGGGCTTGCCCGCGAATTGCTGGGCGAAAGAACGCATGGTCTTGTCGTACGCGGTATCGCCCAGAACCCAGCGAAGCATGTGGAACACCATGCCGCCTTTGTCGGTGACGAGCGACTGGAAGACGGGGTCGAACGGATCGAGCGTGCCGACCTGCGACAGCGGCACGGTTTCATAAGCGAGTGCGCCGACGGCCATGTCCTTCACGGCTTCTTCAGCGCCAGCCTGTCCCGCCGCCTGATCTATGTAACGTGTCTCGGAATAACGGGCCGTGCCATCAGCCAGCCACCAGTCGTTGCGCGTGGCCGGACTAACGCTGACTCCCCACCACTGGTGCGCGACGGTGTTGGCGAGCAGGCGATAGTTGAGCCTGTTGCCCAAGGCGCGTGAGGCGATGGCGGCAATCTCGGGCGCCCAGGCGCTGGGAACTGTGTCGTCCGGCAGTTCCACGACTTTGAGCGTGGTGGACATCGGCACGCCGTAGAGAGTGGTGAAGTAGCCGAACTCTTTCGCTGCGGTCTCGCCGTACTCGGCGGCGATGTTCTTGTGTTCCGGCAGGAAATAGACGTGGACGTTTAATCCACCCTGGTTGATCGGAGTGTCCTCGAACTTGCCGGCGATGATGGTTCCAGGGAAGCTCGGACGATCCCACGTGAAAGTGAAGGTGCGCTCGTTCGCATTTGGACGACGAACTGGCTCAGCCGGTTTTGCCGAAGCCTTGCTGCGTGCGGCAGACTTTGGCGTGCGCGCCTTGGTCTTCGCTGGAGCCTTGGCGGCAGGCGCCTTCTGTCCGGCACGGCGTGCCAGGACAGGCGGGGCATTGCGGTCTTGCGAAGCTTCTTCAGCTACGGCCGCTGTGCTGGAGACGGGCAACGCCGCCGCGCCCGTACTTTCTTTTCCGCTACCCACGACGGTATATCCCACGGGCACCGTGATGTTGATTACGGAGGTAAAGCGATTGGTGCCGTAGCCGACCATGGGGAACCAACGACCGGCATAGAGCAGATAGCTGATGGGGTCGCCCACTGAGGCGAGCTTCAATCCCTGCACGGGGCTGTCTTCGGCGTGCAGCAGTACGCCTTCGTAGTCGAAGGTAAGCGTCGTCGTCTGGCCTTTGCTCATGCCGGCGGGCAAAGCAACGCGCACGGTCGAGTCCTGCGTAACGCGCTCAGCCGAGAGCGTATGGCCTTCGGCGTCAAGCACGCGCGTAGGACGCAGCGCGTTGTGCAGTTCGAACGTGGCTACGCTGATGTCGTCCAGGGCGGTGAACTTCACGCGGGCGCGCGCCGTGAGCCGGTGCGTTGCGGGCTGAAGCGTCGCGTCGATAACGTAGTCATCTACCTGTATGCGGGTTTTCTCCGCGGCGCGAATATGCAGCGCCAGGGTGAAGCCAGCCAGAACGACAAAGAGTGCTAGAAGAGCACGCCCCAAGGGTCGCCGTGCTTTTTGCATGAATCGATAACTCCCGTGAGTTCCTCAAAACATCTTGATGTGGAAAACCACGTAAAAGATGCGCTGCAGCAGCACTGCTGCATATTTTGCCTTGCGCCGCTTAGACGGGCAACGACAAAGAAAAAGGCCGGTTCATCTTCGGGCCAAAACGTTCAGCACAGCGTCAGCGGCCTGCTCGTTCGGTGAAACGAGAGCGTTACCGCGAAGCTTCTCGCGTACCTCGGCGAGCCCCGCGATCATATTCTGGCGCGCAGTACCCTCCTCAAGAATGTCACTTAAACAGTCAAACACATTCTGGGCCGTGAAGTCGTGCTGCACAAGCTCCGGAATTACTTCGCGTCCGGCAATTAGATTCGGCATGGAGTAGAACGGAACCTTAACGAGACGCTTGCCGAAAGCATACGTAAGCGGCGCGACGCGGTAAACCATGACGGAAGGCGTACCGAGCACGGCGGCCTCTACCGTAGCCGTTCCGCTGGCGACCACGGCGGCGCGCGAAAGCAGTAGAGCCGTCCGGGCGTCGGCCACGCACGTAAAACGCGGATACCCCGAGTGGTTGGCCGAGGCCGGCCGCTCGAACTGGCGGCAAGCCGACTGGGCCTGCTGCTCTACCCAGTTGCGTTCCAGCGTGGAAGCGACCGGTACCAGGTATTCGTAGCCGTCTCCCAGCAGAACGGCTGCACCGATCATCTCCTTGACATGGCGGCACACTTCGCCACGGCGGCTACCCGGCAG from Clostridia bacterium includes the following:
- the lpxB gene encoding lipid-A-disaccharide synthase; protein product: MRLLISAGEASGEMYGAGLLDALRTKVAARPDLAPLECFGVGGQLMRAAGCDIVVDASRIAVVGLFEVVKHLPGIYAEFHRVLREVDCRRPDVAVLIDFPDWNLRLARELHARGIPVLYYVSPQLWAWRRGRISLVKDYVRKMLVIFPFEREFYASHGVEAEFVGHPLGRLEPPKVSRACFAQEYRLDESKPWVALLPGSRRGEVCRHVKEMIGAAVLLGDGYEYLVPVASTLERNWVEQQAQSACRQFERPASANHSGYPRFTCVADARTALLLSRAAVVASGTATVEAAVLGTPSVMVYRVAPLTYAFGKRLVKVPFYSMPNLIAGREVIPELVQHDFTAQNVFDCLSDILEEGTARQNMIAGLAEVREKLRGNALVSPNEQAADAVLNVLARR
- a CDS encoding M1 family aminopeptidase is translated as MQKARRPLGRALLALFVVLAGFTLALHIRAAEKTRIQVDDYVIDATLQPATHRLTARARVKFTALDDISVATFELHNALRPTRVLDAEGHTLSAERVTQDSTVRVALPAGMSKGQTTTLTFDYEGVLLHAEDSPVQGLKLASVGDPISYLLYAGRWFPMVGYGTNRFTSVINITVPVGYTVVGSGKESTGAAALPVSSTAAVAEEASQDRNAPPVLARRAGQKAPAAKAPAKTKARTPKSAARSKASAKPAEPVRRPNANERTFTFTWDRPSFPGTIIAGKFEDTPINQGGLNVHVYFLPEHKNIAAEYGETAAKEFGYFTTLYGVPMSTTLKVVELPDDTVPSAWAPEIAAIASRALGNRLNYRLLANTVAHQWWGVSVSPATRNDWWLADGTARYSETRYIDQAAGQAGAEEAVKDMAVGALAYETVPLSQVGTLDPFDPVFQSLVTDKGGMVFHMLRWVLGDTAYDKTMRSFAQQFAGKPASVEDFRQIAEQASGEQLTWFFSQWLDSTGAPEFKNKYTIYRVPKGFRVVGEISQDLDLFRMPVELKIDTDGQTETKRIEVVGTNSSYAVETFGKPRRITIDPNSRVLKNSPDLRLRTAIMRGQQLIQQGNLAESLREFQKALEVNKNSSLAHYRIAEVFYMQRNYQAAANSYRESLNGDGEPRWTEVWSHIQLGKIFDVTGQRERAVNEYRQALQTNDDTQGALEEARKYMQAPFQRETNKDASGS